The proteins below are encoded in one region of Juglans microcarpa x Juglans regia isolate MS1-56 chromosome 4D, Jm3101_v1.0, whole genome shotgun sequence:
- the LOC121259919 gene encoding indole-3-acetic acid-induced protein ARG7, which produces MRSSGNIVKKLLCCGAKSLASDSDADAVPEGHVRVNVGKDIVCRFDLEANYLNHPLFENLLRLSEEEFGYSYDGALRIACEIDVFQYLVHLLKTSNPSAHYMELPDLISKFYSANAKHLPSQ; this is translated from the coding sequence ATGAGGAGTAGTGGCAATATTGTGAAGAAACTGTTGTGCTGCGGAGCAAAGAGCCTTGCATCAGACTCGGACGCAGATGCTGTTCCAGAGGGTCACGTTCGGGTGAATGTGGGTAAAGACATTGTGTGCAGGTTTGATTTGGAAGCCAATTATCTCAACCACCCTCTATTTGAGAACCTGCTTCGGCTCTCCGAGGAAGAGTTCGGGTATTCCTATGATGGAGCCCTGAGGATAGCCTGTGAGATCGATGTGTTTCAATACCTTGTGCATCTGCTCAAGACCAGTAATCCCTCCGCTCATTACATGGAACTTCCGGATCTCATTTCCAAGTTCTACAGCGCCAATGCCAAGCATTTACCTTCTCAATAA